In the genome of Malania oleifera isolate guangnan ecotype guangnan chromosome 5, ASM2987363v1, whole genome shotgun sequence, the window GGTGTCATACATAAGAGTTGGGTTGGCAAATGAAGAGGTTCTTTGAgcatgttgtgtgatcatagaatatccttcaaatttcaaaaaaggtttacactataaatacaagccaaaTATGCTATTATTATGGACCAAAATGTTGGGACAACTaaaaacaacatattcaaaaagtaaaaactacaaaatgagaatgCTAAAATAAATTAGTGTAACATTTTAAAAGATAAGAGTAAACacgtttgtaataattaatgtttaGTACCAGGAGACAAGCTCTTAACTTGGGCACTTGTTACACAAACAAGGCTTCAGAGAAAGAGGTGTTGCTTGAGGCAGCAGAAGGGGAAGGTATGCTTGGAATAACTACGACAAAGATAGTAAGAATACGACAGCATTACACCTTTCTGTAGATATTGCCCTAGATCTTGCGGAACAGCTGAAAAGAACTCATAGTTGTTGCTAATGTACATGGACACCCTCAAATTTGAGAGGAATGATATGAACATGCTTCTTTATGATATTCtggttttaaaaaaatgaaaaaatatagacAGAATTACACCTTTCTTGTTATTGGCAAGGATATGGAGAATATGCTTACCATTTGCTGTGCAAGGAAGCTTACCATTTGCTGTGCAAGGATCACGAAAATTTAAATACACAACGATCACACATACCGCACTTTTCTTCTCTAGATAAATTATTGTGAAATAGGAATGGCATTTGTTTTAAGTTAATGAATCAAAACAATCAGTCATTCCATTTCACCATATTTGTTAACTTGATATTCAAATCATGAATCAAAACCTTAGTTTGGTGTACTAGTGAATCAATTCAAAATCCAATCATGCTTGACAAATTGCATGTCACGAAGGGTAAAACCTCGGCTAAGATATGACCCACCTCAAGGGGTTTAGATAATGACTCATTGAAGGAATTTTGCACCCTCAATGGAAACTGTACAAAGGCATAAAATATGACATAAAATATCTTTTTCAACAAAATAGGAAGACACAGTTTATAGCCTTACCAGCATATTGTTTGTACCATCGACTTAATTAAATTAGGTCACTATGAAAAGAATAACAATATAATGCCCACTATCATGAGCCAaccttgttcaaggcattatacttgcatgacatttttttttttgtgcacaTGGAATGGATAGCCATCATATAAATAGGTGTAGGTCTTATTACTGGCGTAGGTAATGCCTTCGTGTAAAAAAGGAGTATAATTCCTTGGTCACATTGGTCTTTCCTTATGCGACATTTTGAattgcatagaaagctctttcGGGAAGGGTGAATATTCGTtgatcattgtaaaactcactaacctCCATAATCATATTTAGCTCGACCTCTCCAGCTAAAAACAGGCTGCCTACAGAGGTACAATAATAAGAATTGTGTTTTTGCATGTTTACTGACTCGTGTTTACTTTCACATTTGTGCATTGTTTCCATCCACTTTGTATCCAATGGTTGTGAATTGGTTCTGCTGGTGAACCCACAGTTTACTTTTTAGCTGACTAGTTAAGCTTGTCAGCTACAACTAGTGCCACAACCCTTCACACGGTATGAAGTGTTCATTAGGGCTAAGCAAATTTCAGTTAAGATTTGAATATGGATCTATCTggtttagtttttaaaaatttcaatgtTCGGTGATCAGTTCTGTTTAAGAAATTTttttcagttaaccgaattaaccgatcaagggtatatatattaatatataaattataaatatatatatatgtaaataagtaaatatatttattacaaatatttatttatttttattatatataaatataatatatttatattttataaatatacatatgcaAATTTGAAATGCATCATAATTTCGGTTAAtttcaattaaccaaattaactgaaTAAAATTTGGTCGGGAAAGGGTTCAGGTATACCCTTTAGCTCAGTTTGTTTCCGTTAGTGTATATGGTCAGCTGAAATTTTTTGGTGAATTCACCAAATTCGCTGTACCAACTGTTTGCACAGCCTTTGTTTTCACCCATAACAACCACTGATGTTGCGAAATTTTCTGATACAATCAGCCGACAAATAAGCGACTTTGATCTCTAGAAAATGGTACTCTTATTTTAAGGCAGCTTTGATCAATCTCCAAAAGATGGTACCACTTGAATTTTCTTTTGAAGAAATGTcctgatttttctttgattttagtGATTTCTTTACTTTatggaattaattttttttttttttaaatgtatcaaAATTAAGTTGAAGCCATTTCCTTTGTGTCCAATTTCAAAATatgcaatttttttcttttcggACATTTAAAGAACACATGTTGGATGCATGTCAAATGCATCTCCGTGTCCAACACATGTTCGACATGACTACGCTCCACCTAAGTGGTTTGTTGATCATAGAGTTGCCCAAGTGATCTAGAAAATGCCACTGAAAAACTTGGGGGAATGAAGGGGAAGAGGAAATTAAATTCAAGGAGGCATACATATGAAGAAATTAAACAAGAAATAGTATTCCAAGCCCTTCGAATGAAAGCCCTGAACATGGTAGAGACCAAAAGTCCATGAAACGATTTACACAAGCATCTCATATAGATCCTTACCTCCATAGCTTGAAAAACTGAAAACAAGTGCTCACCATCTTCCTTCTATGTCACTCGTATATGGCTTGTCAGATTGCTTTACTTGTGAAGTTTGTGcccataaaaataattaattaatactaGACTCTATTCCAAGGTTGTTATCTTTGATCATTAATACTGTGATTTAAATCCCAGACAATATGAGGAACAATTAAAGGAAAGCAATTGCAACTTTAGTTGAACATGTATTCATCACACCAAGGGAGTAATAGTAGACCACTATGATGATAGAAATAAGGTTAAACAAGTATTGATGTGGCAAATAGAAACTAGTGAGAATCCTAATGAACTGTGCATGGGTCTAAAAGCACTAAGAAGATAATTCATTGTGTGCTTGATAAATGTTGTATGTATTCCTATTGTATTTGGGAGTACAGTTCAATTAAACCAACTTATGATAAAAACTAAATAGAGTAACAACGACAAcgaaccaagccttaagtcccaccaAGTGGGGTCAGCCACATGAATCAATTttcgccaatttacacaatcatcACAATTTCCTATGACAATAAGTAATACTTAAAATCTCCCAGTCTTAACTAAAAAACAAAGCTAACTCTCTTGAGCTAAATCCCTTAATATTATAACATCAAAATTAAAGCCATGTTCATTAAGTTCATTCATATCACATCAATGCATGCATATAGCCCACCATCATTATCATCCTACAACTTTAAGATGCTCGGTATTGAGATCTTTAGTATTTCAAATTCAAAGCTCTAAGATTGCTTTTGATCTCAAAAGAAGAGACCTTTCATGAGATGCTCAATTGCTCTCTCCATTTGGAACCAACAAATCCCAAGAGATTATCATCATTCTATcctaattttgaaccattttgaGCCAACTAAACAAAATTTTGTCTGTTGACTGCAAAAACAAAGTGTGTGAGCCAATAAAAATACATATGGGTCTTTATCCAATCCTTGGAACTCATAAACAGAAGTAGGGTCGATAGGATCTGAAGCAGGATCAAGATCCTATGATCACAACCCTAGGGAGATTCTCCTTGATCCAGATCGCACATGATATGGATCCTTAGGTAAATCTGTGTTGTAGGATCTGGTTCCTATTTTGATAACCAGCTTGCAAGAAGCTCCTCTTGATCCAACCAACATATGCTGTCGCCAACCCAGTGTCCAAGGGACTAGACCTAATGCAAAGCACCTTTTTATCACTTATGATCTGGAGTTGGTCACACTCTGTCAAGAGCCCCTGGATCATGTTCCTTCTCAACAGGAATATAATCGCTGTAGCAAGaactttctttcttctttttgtttgttaTAATCTAACTAgaggtattttcagaaaaattgtATTTTCATTTCAATTCAGTTGAATTCTACATTGGGCCAAACACATGAATTCATTTGCAAATGAACTCCACTTAAGAATGCATGGACAAATGAGATGAATCTCACTTTCATCTGCATAAATACATTTTAGTATGCATTTGGACCAAACACATTAATTCATTTGCAAATGAACTCCACCCAAGAATTTATATGTGAAAAAGCGAATGAGTGCATCCCATTTTCATTTGTATAATAGCATTCCAAATAGAGCAATAATTTCCCTTAACTTCAGTTAGTGTATCATATTCTACAAAAGATGAGATTCTGAAAAGGATAGAAGAGCCAAAATGGAGGGGAATACATTCATGTGATTCAGTAACCTTCTTGGACATGAAACAAACACAAAAAGCAAGATTATTAATCCTCATAATTTTCTAAATCAAATGTTCAATATTAACCAACTCAAAATCTATTGTCTAGCAAGCATACATTAAAGggaggagtaggatttactgaaATCCATGGCTGATTAGCACACAACTCAAATAGCAAATGAAATTGGAATCAGGTTCAGCAGTTAATGCAGATAACAAACAGATTGAGAAAAAGCAAGTTCGAaagtttcatttcatttttaGTGTTGCTGTTGAACAGCAGAAAAGCAGTCATAATTTGTAAATATTCGAAGGCATAGATGAAATTTCACAATTTTAAGGGGTGATGCCctattattcaaaattttaatttacttgCTCAGCTTATTTATAGGGTAATTTTTTAACAATCTTAGAGAGTTCAATTGTCAAGTTATGTGCTTCAAAGTTTAAATCAATGACTCAAAGGATTGGTCAGAGAATTCTCTTTAGCCTAATCCAAGTAAATTGAGTCCTCGCTAGGTAGATTGTCAATGTAATGTTCACACAATGCTATCCAGAACACTTGAACCTCTCTTGCTTCCTTTGGCAATCCCAATCACTATTCCTTCATCCTACACAATAAAAGCACTACAACCTAGAATACTCTTCAGCCTTACCACCATAAAGTCCTAGCCCTAGTAACATAAAAACCTAATCTTCTAACTGCCAGTAGATTCCTGCAACACATCTCCTTGCAGCCTGCCAGAATTTTTCTTCTAATTACTCCTCAAAGAAACCCTTATTCACCATTGACCCATAGCATCTTTCTTCTACGATTACAAACCATTATATCCTATTATGTGTAAGCATGCACAGCAAACTTAATGTAACTCTATGCCTCACCAGTgtgaaaaaaatgttaaataaattcTGTCAAGGACCTAGATTAGATCCCATATTTCCACCTCATAAGGCTCTTGCTGAAGCACAACATGGTTAAGGGTATGCATTTTTAACCAGCAAGAACAATAATTTTAGcattaaaatacataaatatgTATCGAAGAAATCTAATAATAATCAGAACAATGAACTTTACAATAATGTCCAtgaaagaaaattagaaatataGACAAGTTTTCAGGAgataaaatttcaagaaaatgaCTTACTTGGGGAGGAATAATAGCAGGTGGTGCTTGACCATAGAAAATTTGTTGTCCAAGACCTGGACTACCAGAAGGGTACATTGGCATTCGAGGGGCGACTGAAGGCGCCATTCCAACAGGACGCATTTGAGAAAATTGTGCCTATAAGCAATAGAAGTTCTCATGAGTCAAAATCCTCATGACAGCAAGTAACATGTGATAACCACTTGCTTCCTAAGTTTTTTTCACGAGTTCCTTAAGTTTTGCCTTCAAACAAATGCACCAAAAAAACATCTGAAAGCCTAATAAATTCAATTCAAAAggaggaaaacaaaagaacaaggCAAGCAAAGTAattgagggaaaaaaaaattcaatgtagATATTCAAATAAGAACctttattgaaaaagaaaaatcaaaatagttTAGAATTTTACCTGCAACCTTGCTCTTCTATCCTCTTTTCGTTGGGCAAGTGCAACATAAAGAGGCTTGCTAATGACCATTTTGCCATTCATATCCACAAGCtaccaaaacaaacaaaaataaaaaaattactgTTGGTTTTGTATAAGTTCTTTATAAATACATACACCACATACTTACAGCCCTAGATGCCTCTTCAGGAGTTGAAAACGCAACAAAACCTGATCCTCTACTTATTCCATTAGGGTCACGCATAACCTAGACAAACATCAAAACAACATAACCTTTAAAACTCACCCAAGCCATGTAGCATGACTTATTTCAATAGTGATTGCCTATCCATGCAGTTGGTGCTACAAACCTTGCACGAAGTAATGGTACCAAACGGAGAGAACAGTTCCATAAGTTTATCATCACCAATGCTATCATCTAGATTTTTTATGTATAAATTTACCCCTTGATATTTGTCAACTGCCTCCTTCATACTCTGCTCAAATCGCTGTTTTAGTTCAACCTCTCTTTCAGATTTTTTCTGTGCTTTCCCAACAAACCATTCTTTATCATCAAATTTCTGTCCATTAAGAGCCTCAACAGACCTAGCAGCATCATCCACATCCTCAAAGTTGACAAAACCAAAGCACTTAGATTTCCCATCTGCATCCCTCATCACTACAACGCTTGTTATTGTTCCAAATTCGCCAAAAATTTTCTGCAAATCTTCCTCTGTTGTTGATTCTGAGAGATTCTTTACAAAGACATTATTGAATTTTGTCCTGCTAACAGCTGTTTCTCTCTCTTGCTTGCGAACAAAGGGTCCCACAAAAACTTGCTTATCATTCAAAAGCATACCATTCAGCTTTTCTATAGCTTGTTGAGCAGATTCCTCATTATCAAATTGTACAAAACCATAGCCTTTTGACTGACCAGAGGAATCTGTAGCCACCTTGCAAGAGAGAATGTTTCCAAAGGTTGAAAATGTATCATGTAGAGCTTTGTTATCAATCGCCTTATCCAAATTCTAACATGTTCAAAAAGAGAACTCGGTCAGGTAAGACGAACAAAACTCCTACCAAGCAAAAGATTTTGAAGCACAGCAGAATCACCTACAAAACCACTTCGGCATTGTATTACCTTAATAAATATGTTCCCTGCCCCACTTTTGCGAAGACTAGGATCACGATGTGAATACATAATCCTAATGGGTTTTCCATTAAGAGGAGTGAAGTTCAGCACGTCCAATGCCCTTGCAGCTGTCATTCATATCattaatcccaaaaaaaaaaaaatgtaagaaaCAACAGAGGATGTGGATTATGCGGAATATCAACCCAACACACATCTAAGAGAGGAATAAGGTTAACTTTTTTTTGGAACAAAGAAAAGCAACTTGTTCTCAAGAAAAGCAGTTAGTATTCAGTGCCTTCAAGCAGAATATTCACAAGGATCATGGTGATATAGCATAATCCCCAAAAAGGTTTTCACGGGTACTAAATACTGGACATAGTTGATGAGTGTGCAACATaacttcatttaatttttttattacactaaattactctttactttttcccTTCTGCTGTACCTGGTTCGGTTCATGGAACACAAAGCAGACACCAAATTGGGGGAATCTCTTTCAATATGTGTAGATATTATGAGTCCGATAAATGAATCATTAAAGCTATAATGATAGCAGCAAATAAAGCATGCAGGCGTAAAGAATTCAAGGTAGCCTATAGAGTGTAGGAAGTGAGCAGTgaaatatgcatacatatattctgcaaacaaattcaaaaatcgCATAAAGctgtttttttttatctatttgaAAACAGCCACGCTACTTTTTTCCACCATTTGCGTCTATCCAAAGCATGTATTCAGTTTGAAGTTAAAACGATACCCGATTTGTAGGAGAAATAAACTGAACATAAACATCGAAATCGGCAATTCCAAAtttcaaaaaaaacaaaaaaaacatccCAAATAAACATAAATTCGGCCATTCAGGAAACTAACCATCTTGTGGGTTGCTATAATTGACATAACCGTAACCAAGAGATCTGCGGGTACTCAAGTCCCTGCAAACCCGAACAGAAACTACCTGTCCCAGCTGATTAAACAGATCATAAAGCTGCGAATCAGTCACACTCAGCTCGAGGTCTCCCACGTACAGCGACGTCGTAACAAATTGGTTGCCTGCAGCGGCACCCGCCACACCATTGATAGGAGCTTGAGGCTGAACCTGAACCTGTGCCATGTCCAAAAAATCaacaatattttttctttttttttcccttttctgatttttttctttttttctttcttccctCTCCTCTTGTTATTGCGAATCAAACTTAGGAAGAACAAAGTGACGCTGTAGACGAAATTTGAGAAAACGCACACCAGATGTTCGACAGAAGACCCCTGATACTACTAGATAaaaatttttgtcttttcttttcttttctagattTAGGATAGAGGAGGAGAGGGAAGGGTGAGGAGAGATAGATGGTCGGAGGTCCGACGGAGGACAGGTCGCGCGAACCGGCGGCGATGGCGGCGCCGGAGACGAAGAGGGTAGGCGAGAAGAAAGCGTGCGGAGGGCAGCTAGACCTGCACTGCGGCGGCGGTTTTGGTGGCAGCGAAGTTTATATAGTGAGGACGTGTCGCTCTAAACCCTAATGTAATATTGAGCGTTAAATCTTAGCCGTCAGATCTCCGAGCCCACCTGACAAGGTCAAGCGTCACACTGGCCAGCTAATCCAACGGCGAGTGATTATAGATAAATATGGTGGGTTGATTATAGGTTGATGGCAGCACCCTGCCATGCGCAATGGTCGCTTAGGATAACGTCAAACTGTAGGGTCGCAAAACAAGCTAATGGCCGAGTTCATGCCACCATTGGGATTAAATCAATTCACATGTACATATTTATTAATTGGTAACTATCATGTAAAATTCAAGTgtctaaaaaatataattaatttattttaaaaaattataaatatttcataaaaaattgtatatatattttttaaaatagtcattcattttatttttaaatggatCATAAACGGATCAcccatatttaaaaaaaatattatttcattttatttttaaacgggtCATAAACGAGTCACCCGATCTAAATCCGTCTAACCCGTTTAATAAAGGGGTTCAGATTGATCTGATTATAAACAAGTCAGCTTGTATTAATCGGAGCGTGAGTCGAGGCGTGGATCCTCCTTGTGGAGTGCTGAAGTCACGTTGACGCAAAAGTTGACGCAGGCACCGTTGTTGATGTTATCCTGACAAGTGCTAACGTTACTGCTAATGTcagagaagaaggaaaaaaaaaaattaatggcaAGTACTTCgactataacgacccaaaaaattcatgtcattttttttatattatattatatgttatatatgttgtaaaaccctaaaactctgaTACCCATGTAATATCTACCATAACATCTCGCTCCCAAAGTGGGCACCGAGGAATACATGTTCACaagataacacacctatgcagcggaaaacataaaatcttacaaccataattacaataccagaattcagtactctcccaaaatatatatatatatatatatacacatttctcCAGTATTCTCCACTAGATCATTTAGAATctatacaaaaatacatctcccagcattcacttaccctacagacagggcagcACAAAATCTCCTCTATCTTCGAGTATGATTTGCTCATCTAACTAAATTACCTAAAATgtgttaaattactaggatgagacaactctcagtaagacgaaatatggtattaccagtgtgtggcaactcaGTTTATATGAATAATATACTTTTAATCAACTGAAAttgagataacatgtaaaataaaatataatataactcacacctacgtgacttaaaatacaattatttctaaactttctatttaatcatatttttagtaACTATAGGTATATCAACTGTTTTTTtcaaatttgtatatatatatacataactgtgaaaacttccctagatggttgtatgtcatgatttaacccctcatgacagggttgtgcggcccgcaggctggacttaacactagttggcctactaggataagtcaactgaaacctatATTGTCAGATCGGCCGCCTCAACCCAGACTACCggggagtctgcaatctctcccaaggcacaattgactactcataaaatccacacactatctgagatatgtcattgcactctgaactgaaatagctatgataccgtgctctaAAATCTAatctgatccatcaaggtctgatactatttaatactattgtatatatgttttttacCATCTACtatgattctgtttcaactgaattaaccataacactataacaattgatctgaataaactgtaaaatatgaatgttatGATTCTgaaatttgtatatcatggtattctgaaaatactgtaaaacatcttTCTGTGTGTATtatgtaaatcatgattctgtaaattaTATAAAACAtctctctctgtatatatatatatatatattgtaaatcatgatactttgaaagctatgtaaattatgttttgaactgatatttactcatgccacacaattaaatacatatatttataatCTGTTGAATTTCcttgaaaacacataatttcataccCTGAAACATCTAGaattcatatcccaaaatacatatattttactggtaaaaattcctaaaattactagcatagcatatttcccttacctcattGACTGAGAAGCCTGGCTCCAACTTTATTCTTACACCTACAGCGTACAAAACTCCAAAACCTtgaaataatgtacatttcctaattcaatcaacccaaactcaaaataataactatactcgCCTTTTCCTCAGGCTCACATATcttttttatccataaaattctaaactacttaattatttatcaatgttaCCTGAGTTCCTGAAAAAACACCCGCTGAAATCCGCAATCCAAGTCCGTGGTATTTAGAAACTCAAACCTTGAAATCACCACATcctagtttaatcagctcaaaCTTCAATATATTTCCATCTAACACAAGATCTGGGTTCATAAAAGCCTACAACCATATAAACCTTAGaacacttaccctgattttgggatggtgcctgaacttctcaaaccaaaattctactatggctaagttgtagagaatctcccaaaGATCAACGTCTTCTAATTGTCGAAACGGGGCGAATTGGAgtgagaaatgaagagagaaggcagaggacctgaattctagagagagaaaacgaAGGAAGGAAGATTTTCTggccaaaaatat includes:
- the LOC131154879 gene encoding polyadenylate-binding protein 8-like, which codes for MAQVQVQPQAPINGVAGAAAGNQFVTTSLYVGDLELSVTDSQLYDLFNQLGQVVSVRVCRDLSTRRSLGYGYVNYSNPQDAARALDVLNFTPLNGKPIRIMYSHRDPSLRKSGAGNIFIKNLDKAIDNKALHDTFSTFGNILSCKVATDSSGQSKGYGFVQFDNEESAQQAIEKLNGMLLNDKQVFVGPFVRKQERETAVSRTKFNNVFVKNLSESTTEEDLQKIFGEFGTITSVVVMRDADGKSKCFGFVNFEDVDDAARSVEALNGQKFDDKEWFVGKAQKKSEREVELKQRFEQSMKEAVDKYQGVNLYIKNLDDSIGDDKLMELFSPFGTITSCKVMRDPNGISRGSGFVAFSTPEEASRALVDMNGKMVISKPLYVALAQRKEDRRARLQAQFSQMRPVGMAPSVAPRMPMYPSGSPGLGQQIFYGQAPPAIIPPQPGFGYQQQLVPGMRPGGAPMPNFFVPLVQQGQQGQRPGGRRAGGVPVQQNQQPVPLMQQQMLPRGRVYRYPPGRGLPDVPMPGVAGGMLSVPYDMSGMPMRDASMSQQIPIGALASALANATPEQQRTMLGENLYPLVEQLEPEMAAKVTGMLLEMDQTEVLHLLESPEALKAKVAEAMDVLRNVAQQQQAGNTADQLASLSLNENLVS